The window CACCATAACTGACTCGATAAATGGCAGTGTACCAGTAAGTGATTCCAATCCTCTCCCCATAGTTTGCACTTTTAGCACCATCTGATCCGAGAAATCCTTTCTTCTCGTCCGCTTAGGAGGGTGTCAAAACCAGTGCGGATTATGGTTGACTATTTCAAGAATGTTTGACAAGTAAACAGAACCTGGCAACATTCAGGTATGGATATGGACTCATCGAAACACCGGTAATCATTCCGCTCCTTGGAGAAGTGATGGCCATTCTCAAGGTCAATACCGGAACTCCGCTCCTCTCTCTTTAATAGCCTATTGTAGAAACACTTCACTGAGAAAATACTCCTCTCCCTGCACCATTTCCGAAGGGGAGCTTTAGAGCAACAGTAAACTTGTCTCCGTgtaacctataggtcacgggttcgagccgtggaatcagccACTGTCGCTTATGTCAGGGTAGGTTGCTACATCGCATCCCATGGGGCGTGTCCCTTTCCCCGACCCTACGTGAACGCGGGATGCTTTGTGTACCGGGCTGCCCTCTCTGCACCATTTCCAGACATCCTGCTTCATCGGTGGATGTTTTGCCTATGGAGTGGCTCCATCAAGTTTTGGTGTTCATCAATCTCCCAATTCTGCAAGTTTTGTCTTCTGACTCAAAATGTAAGCACCTAATCAGACTTTCATCTTTGTACCACATATGCTTCTTATAGCTCTGTTCCCATGTgcgtttttgaattttatgtaccACTGAACTCCTCCCATCCTTTCATTATCTTCCTCCACAATCTGCAACCATACGGTATCATAGCGACCTCTAATCTCTAACCCCTTCTTTGGTGACATATATATGTTCTACCATTGTCCTCCATAGGGCTTTATCCTCATTGCCAAATCTCCATAACCACTTTCCCTGTAAAGCTTTCTTATGTCACCTAAAACGTTCACCTCGATCCCTCCAAGTTTTTCAAAGATGTCACTGTCTTCAAGTCCATTCGAAGCAAATTCATATCACCTCCTTTCTGTTCCATAGAAAATTCCTTTGGAGTCTCTTCAACTACTTGTGACCTCGGCAGGCCTTGCACGATGGACATGTAACATGTCATAGGTTTCTCTTGATCAAAATCTTCTTGCGCTCTTTTTATATGTACTTTTTCCAGCCGGTCATTTTCCTTCGACTATGGAAGATTAAATGCTAATCGCTTTGTTCGTTTAACTAAAAACACACAATTATTAATTTGATTCCAGAAGAATTCTGTGAAATTAGAGAAGACTTATAGCAAGGATGTCGATAATGACTTTTCACTTTGAAGTTTAAACCTCCAGCTGATTCTAAAATGTCTCCACAGTCCTCACAAATTCTAACGACTTAATGTTTTCGGTAGCATGCCCATCATTACATATTTTAATACTTATTCTTCAAGTTTTGCATAAAAATCATTGTTTCTCGAATATCTTGTTATTTTTTCTCATCTAAAGAATGCTAAACATCACAAGTAGCTACATTTTACTTCTTAATAAAAGAAAGAGGATCTAAGGAGAAGTTTCTATGCTGGTCCGTACTAATATTCTTGTAAGTCGGTTCTCTCTTCCCATACTTCATCCTTTAGTGTTGATTACCTCATTGTTTTGTTGTATTTAAGTGGAGGACTCGGTTTTTTATGGATTATAACTTGCTTACTGCTCTTCAATTTTCTCTAGAATGGTCAGGTATCAACGTTCATCTTCAAGTggatgaaaattttattttttccatttcttCTGTCCTAGCTTTCTTTGGAATTATTCATTTGCCATATTATCAGGACTCAATGCAATATGTCATGTTGATTTTTCTGTAGGATCCTGTTAGAAGTGCTGTTATTAATTCCTGCATTAGGGTGACAGACAATGGGAGAGAGAGCattcaaagaaaagtaagatCTTTATCCCAGTCCCGATACATGGCAGAGATTGTTTGTTCAGACTAGGCTTTTCTCATTAATTGCATTGACTTCTTTATTAAGACTTTCTGGTTTTGTTACTTCTGCATTCTCCCAGGTCGTCTTCATATTCACTCTATACAGTGCCTCAAATCATAGTGATCAGTTGAAGGTGCGGAAATTAGACTTCTCCctcttttagcttttattttttgaGACCAAGAGTGTCTAAAGAAAATTTAAGACAATAGTTAGGAGCAAACAGTCCTGAGGAAGCAGCAAGATGGATCCAGGCCCTTCAGGAAGCTGCTTTACAGGTATAAACTAGTAAATACCAAATATGAGCCGTTAAAGTCTCCCTTTGTTGGCAACTGATGATAATGAATAATTGTAGCATAAAGGAACTGCAGTTGATTGTCCAAGGGGCGACTCGCAGTCTTTGAGGTATATTGATTGGGTGTATCAATATCTTACTTTGCCAAGGATCTTGGAGATAGTTATTCTTTGTACTAATATCTGTTGCTTTTTTCTTGCTGAtttctccattttttttttttttttcgttttccttTTTGCCACTCAGGTTAAATAGTTCCAGCAAGTCTCATTGTCTGAATTCCATTAACTGGACTCTCTGTTCTTCCTCTGTGGCAGATGCTACGACATCTGATGTTGTTGCACCATCGTCCTGGACAATCTTTGGTGGTCAGAATGGTAGGTTCTAATGATTAATATGTTTGAGAAGCTGGAATTCCATGTATGATTTTCTCTTATGATGATTTAGTTCGTCCTTGAGGGTCTCATCAAGAGTTTCTGTTGCAATGTGTTTgatcattttctttaaaattcttgTAATTCCTAATTGGCTCTCCTGCGAGGAAGGAGACATGCTTTGCTTTATCTTGTGGTATTTTGATGCTCATTTCTCTGGCTTTCTTTGCTAAATGGTCGCCTCTTCTCCATTTGTTACTCCCTTTCCAATGGTTCTTAAATCACTTGGGCATGCAGGTCTTCGCCTATTTAAGGAAGCTAAAGATAGGGAATCTCAAGGGAAGGTAACCTAATAGTTTCCAGCTCCTATGGCAGTAAACTTAGAAGCTCATGTTACTGAACTTGTGCAGTGGGATGATCACCCTGCAATAATGGCTGTTGGTGTAGTCGATGGAACTTCAGAGGCCATTTTTCAAACACTCATGTCACTTGGTCCTTCAAGATCGGAGTGAGTTGCAAAGTCTTTAACTAAATTCTCTATACAAGCTTCAGTTGCAGAGACTTCACTGCTAGTAAAATTAGTATCTCTATACGGATAGAGTATAACTAAGACTTGAATAAGTTAATAGCAGAAAACATATGCCTTTCTAGGAAATAACACATATAGAACTTTTTAAGACCAAAAAGATACTTTACTTCAGCTTAAGTTCAAATGTATATTTTTGCTTACTTTTTGGTGCGACATGGCTGTGGAAAATGTTTTAGACCCCAACAATATGCTCGAGTTTCTTAGTTTATTGCACAGCATGTAATGCCCACACGTCTCTTTTGGATGTACTCATGCCCAGCTTTGCACTGACTCGCATCAATGAATCTTACCTtatccaaaagaaaaaaatataattctcaGCACTATGAAAGTGTTTTTTTCCTGCAGTAGTTAAATCAGAATTTTACTAGAGAATTGAATTGTGAGTTTTGTGAATCATATTGATTCAAGATTTGACGCTTTTTGATtggacaaaaatggaaagattaGCATAAATAAAATGTTTATATGTGAATGCTTATAAAAAGAATGTTTACGCACCCGTAGGTGAGTCCATTTGTCATGGTATATGGCTGCTTAGATGTCAAGTAGATGACATATTGTAAAATTAATCTAAATGCAGTTTTCATTGCCTTTATCTGTGGGAGATTGGAAATACGAAATAATGGGTTACATTTGTCACCTGTTTGTTATTTTAAACTTAAAGTATATATTCGGTGTATCCTTATACTGTTATGTATTTTAATTTGCAGATGGGATTTCTGTTACTACAAGGGCAGTGTCATTGAACACCTTGATGGTCACACTGATATTGTTCACAAGCTTCTACGTCGGGATTGGCTACCTTGGTCTGGCACATGATATTCACTCTCCAAACTGTTTGTAGTTCGTCAAGGGTATATAATTGACATGAGTTATTGCAGGAGTATGAAGAGAAGAGATCTTCTTTTGCGGCGCTATTGGAGAAGGGAGGATGACGGAACATATGGTACCAATTTCTTTGTTTAAGTGGTCTTTGGCTGCTTTTAAAGCTGCTAGGTCTGAGTATGACCTATCTGTTTACTCGTGCAGTTATTCTGTACCATTCAGTGTTTCATCAGAAGTGTCCACGCCAGAAGGGCTATGTTCGTGCCTGCCTAAAAAGTAATATATGCCTACTACGTAGACCGAGTATAAAGTTCGATTTTTTCACAACTTGTGTATATGCAATTTTATCATGGATGATCTAAAACTGAGAAATTCTCATAGTGCATGGATGCCTAATTTTCTGCAGATTGTGCATGGTTGATAATTTGATAGTTACATCACATGAGTCATATGCTTCTGCCGCCCTTCTTTTTTTTGCACAAGACTACCTTTAGTTAAGCTGCACATGATGGATATAGTTTGCTAATCGTTGCAGGTGGAGGATATGTAATATCGCCTGTGAATCAAAGGAAGCAGTCAGTAGTCAAGCATATGCTTGCTATTGATTGGAGATTCTGGAAGTCTTACTTACGAACATCTTCAGCCAGATATATAACAATCCACATGCTAGAGAGACTCGCTGGTGTGTTTTCATAGATCTAGTTTCATGCACGTTTATTAGtaaattttattcatatttaCACATTATGACTGCTCATGGGGGCACAACTAGTAATTTACTGCTGCATTTGTAGCATTAAGGGAGCTTTTTAGGGCAAAATTAGGAGATTGCTCTTCCTCATATTTCTTGGAGGAGCAGGTGAGAAACAAAAGACTGCATCAAATTGAAGAAGTTAAGGTTGAAGTACAAAACAGATTGGAAAGTAGGAAGAATGTGGCAGATATGGAGGAGGAAGAAATGGTTAATTCACCTTCTGAACATGCAAGCTTGATGGGATTAAATGATGCATCAGATGAGTTTTTTGATGTCTCAGAACCACTTGATTATGACGAATCAGAAAATGGCTGGCCTTCTGATTTTGGTCCAGAAACGTACTCTCAGGTATTACCTGTTTAAGCTATTATCTTTGGAAGCTACTATATGAGCCGGTAGCTTTCCAGGAATGCAGGAGGCTAGGCATGaattttattataaaagcatgcCTGTCAATTGTTACAAGTAATTAAAGATGTGAAACTTTCTTTCAAATAACTTCTACTTGAATGGCACCTTATGTATGTTTATGTGGTCTGGATTATATCTTTTATCTGGTTTCAATGCATATAGACTTGAATCCAACAAATATGCAGTCTTTTATGACTTCCACATCTTAGGTATTGCTGACAATGTTAATacattaaattaattttcttaccCCCTAACTCACGCCATCTCCCGAAGAAAAGCTTCATTTCTCTCTGAGTATTTATTGATTCCCTTCATTAAACCCTAATGTGCTAGTCTATTTTGGACCTTATCCCCTATTTCTCGTACTTGCCTTGACCCATCATCTTTTTGCAGATCAGTACATTTCCAGATGTTTCTTTTCTCTTGTATTTCCTTATGTCTTTCTCTTTCTTTgtgttttttccttctttctttttttcaggACATGCGGCATGCCAGATTATCATCTGCTGCTGTTTTTGTGAAAAAGTTGCATGATCTTGCTGGTGAGTTTGATGTGTGTTGCTATTTTGACAAACTCAATTAATGGAAATGTTGAAGTTCCGAGGATTGAGATTCTTTTCAACTGCAGTTCAAAAGCGGGGTTATGTAGATTTGCATGAGAAGGTGAAGGAAGGTACATTGTTGTGCTACTACGGGTCCACTCTTACAAAAGATCCAACTTGTAATTTGCCTTGCAGTTGGACCCAAACAGATCCGTCAACTTTTCTTATTCGGGGAGAGACTTATCTAGAAGATCGTAAGAAGGTGGGATTTCATAGTTGATTCTGTTATAACTGTCTTGTTATTTCATAAGCATGTTCTGATTCAATTTGTGTGGTTCATCTGTCTCAACTGATCTTGAGAACTGGAAAAGCTTCccctttaaaattgatttctgTGGTTTGATTTTCCGGCAGTATAATGTTTAATTTTTTAACCTAACCTACTGATCATCGCTCGGCAAAAGCCAGAATATCTTTCTGTACTGTTAAAGAAAATGGACCTTGGGTCTGACTTAACCCCAAATGTTAGCtcatgaggtgaggattgcccaaggCCATATATGGAGACAAATGGCCTCCCacacccaccgatgtgggactcaaCACCCCCCTCATGCCCAGGGCTGCAAACTAGAGTGTGGACAACATAAATAGGGGCCCAACATCGATAACAATAAATTGTGGTGggcttggctctgataccatgttaaagaAAATGGACCTTGGGTCTAACttaaccccaaaagctagctcatgaggtgaggattgcccaaggCCATATAAGGAGACAAATGGCCTCCCacacccaccgatgtgggactcaaCATGTACCGCAGCTAAGTGTTAGTTAAATTGCTTTAAACAAACCCATTGTTTGTGATACCATGAGGTATTAAAACATATCTAAAATGGCATACCAGCAAGGAAACTTCACTCCAGAAAACCTGCAGGCGTCTTGGATAGTTATCTTCTACGCTAGTGTGCATGAGATACTATGGGGTTCTTGTCCTACTCATGTCAAATTTGTTTAGTTCACAATTATATTTCAAAGCTATGTGCTTTGTccttatttgatgtcatttgcTGGTTGTGTGCCTGTTACAGATCAAGGCAAAAGGCACATTGATGAAAATGGTTGCTGCAGATTGGCTGAAGTCTGACAAGCGAGAAGATGATCTTGGTGGTCGCCCAGGGGGCATTGTTCaggttgcttctcttattctgtGAAGACAATGGCACTTAACATACACATGTAGTCTGTAAACCTGCTGCTTACCAATTTTTATATGCAGAAATATGCAGCTAAGGGTGGTCCAGAATTTTTCTTCATTGTGAATATACAGGTATTCTCTAGCTTCTTTTAtatgccttttcttttttccttcagAATTCCAGAGAAATCCGTCATTTAGCTGAATTTTCTTACATTCAGGTACCAGGTTCAACAACATACAGTCTTGGTCTCTACTATATGATGGACACTCCTATAGAAAATGCACCCTTGCTGGAGAGTTTCGTCAAAGGAGATGATGCTTATAGAAATTCAAGTTTCAAGCTCATACCATACATATCCAAGGTTTATTTTCTGACAATTGAGATTGagcagactcttttttttttttttacaagttTAATaataatgcttatttttatttaagTTGCTCAACGCATTAGCAAAAAGCTAGGGCATGCCATCATGTTGTATTTGCACTGGTCCATATCAATGTTCTTGATAATGGTTGGTGGTAGAACTTTTGCCCTGTACCTTCCGAGCTTGCAGCTATTAACTGCACAGCAGCAAGTTGCCCTCACAATCTTAAGAAAACTGAATGCCTCTTCCAGTTCCAATGACAGGCATGCACCTTTTCACTTCTCAGAGGTCAATTTTACAACTTCAAGTAATATTTCAACAATAAAAACAATCATAACGGAAGAAATTTTAATTTAATGGAGAAATCCATCCAGAGAGGGATATTGCATGCTCAAGTTATTTTCCCAGAATACATGTCATCCTAGAGTCCTGCATTGTAATTCTTTTGTGCTTTCTTGCTTGCTTTTTGGTTGGACTATGTGCTTTTATCAGCACTGCTAATAGCACTTTAACAATTTTTCAATCCTTTTAAAGATCAGGAATCTTGATATTTACTCTTATTTATTGTCAGGGACCATGGATAGTCAAGCAGAGTGTTGGGAAGAAAGCATGCATTGTAGGTCAAGCGctggaaattaattattttcgggGAAAGAACTACTTGGAGGTAAATTTCAAGAGTATTTTGACAGGAGATGATGCTTTAATTTTGTTTGCATGTTTAGCTACTAATAGTTGGTGCAGTTAATATGGCCATTTCCAAGATGTGTGAATGAACTACTTCCACTATGGCAGAAGTTCAATATCTCCTCTCGGCAGAAGTAGAATACTTTTACCAAGTTAATAACATAGATACTCCTTGCTTGAGTCTTGAACCAATGTGGGACATCTAACAACCCATTTAACCCTCTTTGAAGATTTGAACTTCTCAGCAGAGGTGTGTAGTCATCAGTACTTTTCGGTTGCACTAATTTCATGTGGATGAGTTCATGGGTTTTGGGTTATTTTTTTTCATCTTCCTTTTAGTTGTTGGGTGCgacaaacaatgttgtcaaaggcgcgcttaaagcgtGCTTAAGCCctaaagcgaggctcaaaacatgttgagcgcttccCCTCGCTTTGCGGGCGCTTCGGTGtcgcatcaaggctctaaggcatactttccttgccaatgagtgtaATCCTGAAAATGCGACACtgaacaattgatatttcactttatcgttATTTTTTCTTCAACTTTTTTTTGTCCATgtatttgttattcatgcttataattattggtcttggactacatatacatatttttactttttcctcccattgcgccttttttcattaaagctcacgctttatttgcgcttaaagccccaacgggccttagagcttttttgcgcttttcgcctttgataacactggcgACAAAGGATAAAAGATTACTGGGGACGGAGAGGGCTTTCAGTTGCTGTTTGATTCATGTGGCAATTTGAGGATTGCTGTTATATGTTGAAGCGTTGGTTTTACAAAGTTTTAGGTCAAAATTTAACTATCTTTAGAATAATAGGTGAAATAATACTCCTTGTATTGACATTCAAATACCTCCACAGTGAAACATCttttttaacatggaaatttTTTTTTCCTCATAGCGGATTCTCAAAAAAATTTGTGATCTTTCAGCTTGATATCGATGTTGGCTCTTCTACTGTGGCAAGGGGCGTTGTAAGCCTTGTTGTTGGATATCTAAACAATCTTGTCATTGAAATGGCGTTTCTTGTCCAGGTAATGTTCATGTCCCATTCTCCATTTAAGCATATGGTTTTAAATTGTGGAAAGTGCCAATGTTGTCAAGTGCCTTGAATTTCAATGAGGTTGACAAGCATTGAGTGTCTTATTGGAACAACTATCTGATATCTCCTTGAAATATCTTTCTTCACAGGCCAACACAACAGAGGAGCTTCCTGAATATCTTCTCGGAACCTGCCGTCTTAATCATCTCGATGTCTCTAAAGCTGTTCAGGCGAAACCATGATCAGTGtatgtgtctatatatatatatatatatatatatatatatatatatatatatatagctcacTCCAGATTTGCACAGGCAACATGGACGATACCCATATAGAACTGCAAAAGCTTTACGAAAGTGACTATTCGTTGATTCAATC is drawn from Nicotiana tabacum cultivar K326 chromosome 22, ASM71507v2, whole genome shotgun sequence and contains these coding sequences:
- the LOC107828002 gene encoding protein ENHANCED DISEASE RESISTANCE 2; amino-acid sequence: MGVSEKDACRMEGWLYLVRSNRFGLQYSRKLYFVLYDNLLKSYKSDPVSNNEDPVRSAVINSCIRVTDNGRESIQRKVVFIFTLYSASNHSDQLKLGANSPEEAARWIQALQEAALQHKGTAVDCPRGDSQSLRLNSSSKSHCLNSINWTLCSSSVADATTSDVVAPSSWTIFGGQNGLRLFKEAKDRESQGKWDDHPAIMAVGVVDGTSEAIFQTLMSLGPSRSEWDFCYYKGSVIEHLDGHTDIVHKLLRRDWLPWSMKRRDLLLRRYWRREDDGTYVILYHSVFHQKCPRQKGYVRACLKSGGYVISPVNQRKQSVVKHMLAIDWRFWKSYLRTSSARYITIHMLERLAALRELFRAKLGDCSSSYFLEEQVRNKRLHQIEEVKVEVQNRLESRKNVADMEEEEMVNSPSEHASLMGLNDASDEFFDVSEPLDYDESENGWPSDFGPETYSQDMRHARLSSAAVFVKKLHDLAVQKRGYVDLHEKVKEGTLLCYYGSTLTKDPTCNLPCSWTQTDPSTFLIRGETYLEDRKKIKAKGTLMKMVAADWLKSDKREDDLGGRPGGIVQKYAAKGGPEFFFIVNIQVPGSTTYSLGLYYMMDTPIENAPLLESFVKGDDAYRNSSFKLIPYISKGPWIVKQSVGKKACIVGQALEINYFRGKNYLELDIDVGSSTVARGVVSLVVGYLNNLVIEMAFLVQANTTEELPEYLLGTCRLNHLDVSKAVQAKP